The Phragmites australis chromosome 15, lpPhrAust1.1, whole genome shotgun sequence genome window below encodes:
- the LOC133892147 gene encoding uncharacterized protein LOC133892147 yields the protein MGKDKRAFPLSEIDEALDMANGASREIFKESMISVDHEHVALSDSLNVEQRVNYDEILAVVDSGEGGKDAYLNKLIDNIFLMLDANLADPNYITLRAILSTRNECVDTINMKMIGHLQWDEMEYYSFDRAKDDLHNYYPPEFLNSLTPNGLPPYVLKLKVNYPIILLRNIDPANGLCNRTRLIVWGFQRNAIDAEIVLGMHAGKRVFLPRIPLCPSDDEMFPFQFKRKQFPVGLALP from the exons ATGGGGAAGGATAAAAGAGCATTCCCTCTTTCCGAGATCGATGAGGCACTTGACATGGCAAATGGTGCGTCGAGGGAGATATTCAAGGAGTCTATGATCAGTGTGGACCATGAGCATGTAGCCCTATCTGACTCCCTCAATGTTGAGCAAAGGGTCAACTATGATGAGATTCTAGCCGTAGTTGACAGTGGCGAAGGAG GAAAGGATGCATACCTCAATAAACTTATAGACAACATATTTCTGATGCTCGACGCTAACCTGGCTGACCCAAACTACATCACGTTGAGAGCCATTCTGTCCACACGGAACGAGTGTGTGGATACGATTAACATGAAGATGATTGGTCATCTCCAGTGGGACGAGATGGAGTACTATAGCTTTGATCGTGCTAAAGATGACCTCCACAACTACTACCCTCCCGAATTCCTTAACTCTCTGACCCCAAACGGGCTACCTCCGTATGTGCTAAAGCTCAAGGTTAACTATCCTATCATACTGCTCAGAAACATTGACCCCGCCAATGGACTTTGCAACAGGACAAGGCTTATCGTTTGGGGTTTCCAAAGAAACGCTATTGATGCAGAGATCGTGCTCGGGATGCATGCTGGGAAGAGAGTTTTTCTGCCTCGGATTCCCCTATGCCCCTCTGATGACGAGATGTTTCCTTTTCAGTTCAAGCGAAAACAATTTCCTGTCGGCTTAGCTTTGCCATGA
- the LOC133893064 gene encoding DNA-directed RNA polymerases II, IV and V subunit 6A-like: MADDDYNDVDLGYEDEPPEPEIEEGAEEEPENNNEDAPDDVEGAEAEDKEQVKMARPRKTTKYMTKYERARILGTRALQISMNAPVMVELEGETDPLEIAMKELRARKIPFTIRRYLPDGSYEDWGVDELIVEDSWKRQVGGD; this comes from the exons ATGGCGGACGACGACTACAACGACGTAGACCTGGG ATATGAGGATGAGCCCCCAGAACCTGAGATTGAG GAGGGGGCTGAGGAAGAGCCTGAGAATAACAACGAAGATGCTCCTGATGATGTGGAAGGGGCTGAAGCTGAAGACAAGGAACAGGTAAAGATGGCGCGCCCACGAAAAACGACAAAGTATATGACGAAGTACGAGCGTGCACGCATCCTTGGTACACGTGCATTGCAGATTAG CATGAATGCTCCAGTTATGGTTGAGCTTGAAGGTGAAACTGATCCTCTCGAG ATTGCCATGAAAGAACTGAGAGCACGCAAGATCCCTTTCACGATCAGGCGGTATTTACCAGATGGAAG CTACGAGGACTGGGGTGTTGATGAGCTCATCGTGGAGGACTCCTGGAAACGGCAAGTTGGTGGGGACTAA